The Pseudomonas sp. HOU2 DNA window GGCCTTGGCATTCTCGAACAGCGAAATATTCAGGTTGATGCACAGAACTGCCAGCGGCCGCTCTTCGCTGTCGCGCAGCACGGTGCTCAGGCTGCGGATTTTCTGGCCGTCCCAATTCAATTTTTCATAAGGCCCGATGTTCCGCTCGCTGACGTCCTCGCTGAGCATGTCTTCAAGCGATGAATCGTCGCCGATCTCGCGCTTGGACAGGTTGTTGGCGATGTAGTCGACCTTCTGTGTGCGCAGGTCGTGCAGCACCACTTCGGCGTGCGGAAAGAACAGCGTGGCGATGGCGTCGGCGATGGCACGGAAGTTATCCAGTGCCGGATCGAATTCGGGGGCGGTCATGATTGTGGAGCTCCAGGCGGCGTCAGCGCCCCCGTGCACGGGGGCGCTGCGAGTGTGCCGCAATCCGTTGGGCGCGTCATCCGCAGGGGGCATCAGCGCAGTCGTGAAAGAGAGAGCATGGCGCTGCTCAGACCGAACTGCTGCAACGACTCAGGCAACGGCTCACCGCGTACCAACGCCGCACTGGCCTGGCCCATGGCCGGTGAGGTCTGAATGCCGTAACCGCCCTGCGCTGCGACCCAGAACAGCCCCGGCACCTGCGGATCGAAACCGCTGAGCAGATCACCGTCGGCGACGAAGCTGCGCAGTCCGGCCCAGGTGCGGGTCGGGCGGCGGATGGTCAGGGTCGTGGCTTCTTCGATCTGGTAGATGCCCATGGCGATGTCCAGTTCCTCCGGCTGCACGTCGTGGGGTTCGACCGGGTCGGCGTTGGCCGGCGAGCCGAGGAACATGCCGGCGTCGGGCTTCATGTAGAACGATTCGTCGAGGCTGACCAGCATCGGCCAGTGATGAATGTCCACGCCCTCGGGGCCGGCGAAAATGAACGCCGCGCGGCGCTTGGGTTGCAGGCCCAACGCTGGTGCGCCGGCCAGTGCACCGATCTGGTCGGCCCAGGCACCGGCGGCGTTGATGATGACCGAAGCGCTGAAGGTCTGGCCGTTGGTTTGCACCTGCCAGAGGCCAGCGGCGTCGCGCGTCAGACCCAGCACCTCGCAGTCGGTGTGCACTTCGCCATTGTTGCGGCGGATACCGCGCAGGTAACCCTGGTGCAGGGCGTCGGTGTCAATGTCGCTGGCGGTCGGGTCGTAGATCGCGCCGTGGACTTTTTCCCGACGCAGAATCGGCAGACGGGCGCAGGCTTCATCGGCGCTGAGCAACTGCATCTCCGGCACCGTGGCCTTGGCGCTGAGGTACTGGTTGTTCAGTTCGGCGGCATCACCGGTGAAATCCACGGTCATTTCGCCGCGCGGTGTGAGCAGCGGATGCTCGCAGAAGCCACTCGGCGGGTTATCGAAAAACTCGCGGCTGGCCAGGGTCAGCGCGCGCACCTGCGGCGTGCCGTAGGCTGCGGTGTACAACGCCGCCGAGCGACCGGTGGAGTGATAGGCCGGGTGCGACTCACGCTCCAGCACAATCACTTTGGCGTGGGGCGACAGCCAGAAACCGGTGGAAGCACCGGCAATCCCGCCGCCGATGATGATGAAGTCTGCCTGGCTCATGAAAGTCTCCTGAGTCATTAAGGTTCCCGGTAGGAGCTGACGAGTGAAACGAGGCTGCGATCTTTTGATCTTGTCTTTTGAACATCAAAAGATCGCAGCCTCGTTTCACTCGTCAGCTCCTACAGGGGATCGAGGTGTCAGTGCGTGAGGTGATAAACCGCATTGGCCAACGCGATGTCTTCCAGGCCCAGGCCGATCGAGCGGAAAAACACGTGACGGTCGTAACCGGGGCGCGGCACTTTCTCGCTGAGCAGGTCGGCCAGGTCACCGACAATCGCAGACTTGTCCCAGCCATGCTGTTCGGTCGCGATCAACATCTCACCCGCCGAACCCGGTGTGGTCAGACGATAGTCACAGAACACCTGCATGTCGCCCAGGCTTTGCGGTGGCACCTCATGGGCGCGTGGCGCGTTGGTGCTGATCGAGGTGATCAGCGCCGGTTTGCTCAAGGTCGCCGGATCGATCACCGGGCTAGCGGACGAGGTGCAAAGCATGATCACGTCAGCATCGTGCACGGCGGTTTCGCGGCTGTCGGCGATCTGCACCCCCGGGAATATCTCCTGCAGTTGCGCACGGGTTTCAGCGTCTTCAGACAGGCTCGGCGAATACACGCTGATGCTCTGCCAGTCACGCAAACCTTTCACGTAATGCAGATGCGCCTGGGCAACCTTGCCGCTGCCGATGATCGCCAGTCGTGAGGCATTCAGCGGGGCGAGGGCATCGACCGCCACCGCAGTGGTCGCGGCGGTACGGGCGGTGGTCAGTTCGCCGGCATCGCACAGCAGCAACGGCTGGCCGGTTTTCATCGACATCAACAGCGTCCACGCCGTGACCAGTGGCCCTTGCTCGCGGACGATGTACGGCGAGGTTTTCACGCCGTACACGCCATCCTCGGCCAACACCCCCAGATAGTTGATGAAGTCGCCGGCGCCCTGCGGAAACTCAACCAATTGCTGCGCCGGTTGCACGGCGTGACCGGCGGCGAGGTCGCGGAACAGTTTGCGCAGGATCTGCGGCACGTCGATGCGCGCCAGCAGCTCGCGGGCCTGGGTTTGGTCGATCACGCAGGGTGTACTGGACATGTCAGGCTCCACCATCTGGAAATAAACTAATTTGTCTATTATGGACTTTTAGTTTTCTATCGCAAGCACCTGCTGAAACGCCGGGCAAAAAAAAGCGCAGTCCGTCGCCGGCTGCGCTTTTTTCGTCACAGATCGCTTATTGCGGCTGCGGACGCTTGCGTTCCACTGCACGCAACAAGTGAGTCGGCGGTGTTTCACAGCTGATCTTGCGACCGAGCTTCTCTTCGATCGACGGCAACTGGTAGGAGTCGTCTTCACCGGCGAAGCTGATGGATACGCCATCAGCGCCCGCGCGACCGGTACGGCCGATGCGGTGCACGTAGTCGTCCGGGACTTCCGGCAGGGTGAAGTTGATCACATGACTGATACCGTCGATGTGGATGCCGCGACCGGCGACATCGGTGGCCACCAGTACGCGAATCTTGCCTTCACGGAAGCCTTCGAGGGTCTTGATGCGCTTGTGCTGCGGCACGTCGCCGGACAGTTGCGCGGCGTTGATGCCATCGCGCACCAGGCGCTCCTCGATGCGACGCACTTCGTCCTTGCGGTTGGCGAATACGATCACGCGTTCCCAGCCGTTGTCGTTGACCAGGTTGAACAGCAACTTGTACTTGTCCGCACCGGCCACCGCATAGATGTGCTGCTCGACGTTTTCGTTGGCCACGTTGGTGACTTCGATTTCGACGATTGCCGGATCGGTGGTCCATTGCTTGGCCAGGTTCATCACGTCTTCGGTGAAGGTCGCGGAGAACAGCAGGGTCTGACGCTCGGACTTCGGCGGGGTCTGGCGAATGATCTGCCGCACTTGCGGGATGAAGCCCATGTCGAGCATGCGGTCGGCTTCGTCCAGCACCATCACTTCGACCATGTCCAGGTGCACGTCGCCGCGCTGGTTGAAGTCGAGCAGACGGCCCGGGGTGGCGACGAGGATGTCGCAGTGGCGCGCTTCGAGGTGCTTGAGCTGCTTGTCGAAGTCCATGCCGCCGACGAACGTCATCACGTTGAGGCCGGTGTACTTGGTCAGGTCGGCCGCATCCTTGGCGATCTGCACCACCAGCTCACGGGTCGGCGCGATGATCAGCGCACGGGGTTCGCCCATGTAGCGCTCTTTCGGCGGCGGCGTCTGCAGCAACTGGGTGATGATCGAGATCAGGAACGCGGCGGTCTTGCCGGTGCCGGTCTGCGCGCGACCGATGGCGTCTTTGCCGGCGAGGGTGAAACCCAGCACCTGCGCCTGGATCGGCGTGCAGTACGGGAAACCCAGATCCTGGATGGCGTGCATCAGTTCCGGAGCGAGTTTGAAATCGTGGAAGCGGGTTTTGCCTTCCTGTGGCTCGACGACGAAGTCTTCGAGTTTCCAGGGGATGACCGGTGCCTTGGGCTTCGGTTCGCGGCGCGGCCGGGGTGGTTTCGGCGCTTCGGCGCGGACCGGTTCGGTGGCGCTGGCGGGTTTCGGCTCGGGCTGGGGTGTCGCTACCGGAGCCGGACGTTCAGCCTTGGGTGCATCGCTGCGAGGGCCGGGGGCGTGCGACGGCGCACTGGGGACTGGCGCGAGCTGCTCAGCCTCGCTTTTACCGAACATTTTCTTGAGTGCTTCGAGCACGGTCATCTCATCAATTGGTTAAGGAATGTACGCCGGCCAGTGTAATGCAAGAAACGGGCGCGGCGTAGTGGGACGGATCAAAGGGTTTTTAAACGTTCAGATTCAACGCAGGCGTTCGCCCAGCCAGACGCCGATGTCGCGAATTTCTTCGGGTAACACTTCGTGCTCCATTGGGTATTCCTGCCATGTCACGGTGACACCATGCTTCACCAGATGCTCGTAAGCACTGCGGCCCATGGAGTTCTGCACCACGCCATCGAACTGGCCGTGCAGGCACAGCGCTGGAATGCGCTGCTGACTGGCTGAAAGCTCCATCTCGTCAGTGAAGGTCGGGGCGTAGGTGGACAGGGCAAGTACGCCACCCAGCGGACCTTGCCACTTTATATAAGCGGTGTGCAGAACAACGGCGCCGCCCTGGGAAAACCCGGCGAGAAAAATCCGCGAAGCGTCTATTCCGCTGGCGCGCTCCTTTTCGATCAATTCAATGATGCGATCCGCCGATGCTTCCAACTGCTCACGGTCAATCGACCGTGCCGGGCTCATGGCCTTGATGTCGTACCAACTCGGCATCGCATAACCGCCATTGATGGTGACGGGCAGGGTCGGCGCCTGCGGCAAGACAAAGCGTGTCGTCAGCAGGCTTTCCTGCAGCGCTTCGGCCACCGGCAAAAAGTCATAGCGGTCAGCGCCGAGGCCGTGCAGCCAGATAACGCAGGCGTCTGCAGGCTTTACGGGTTCAAGAATCAGGGGCTCGGTCATGGCTGCTCCAAAAATGTGCGGGCGCTCTCAATAAGTGCGTGATTTGCGTGCGCGCCCGGTCGATCCGTTAACAAGATGTCGCAAGGCTACAAGTTTTGCTATTGACCTGTCGCGCAATCGCTTCAGCAAGCGGTGTGGTACGGGCTTTGCTATGGCTCTCAGCGTGCAACCGATCTCGCGTGCGGCGGTAACACTATCAGTGTACGTCGTGCGATGGGATTGCAAAGAATCCGGTGATGGATGTTCGCCAATGGCCGCTACGGGCAAAGCGAACGTGAAAGGGCTACAGCCCGTTCGGCCGATTGGTGAGAAGTGAGTTGTCCATGATGTGGATTTTCTCCTACTAGACTCATAGCGAAGGTCTTACGTCGGTTGACCCCAAAAAAAGCCAACACGGGTCAACAACGCCTCAAAAGGGTGCGACTGGACTCAAGCTCCGACACAACAAGAGCAAAACTGGAGGTTTGAATGAAGATGTTGAAATCCACTCTGGCGGTCGTGACTGCAGCAGCAGTACTCGGCGTCAGCGGGTTCGCTCAGGCGGGTGCAACCCTGGATGCCGTGCAGAAGAAAGGTTTCGTGCAATGCGGCGTGAGCGACGGTCTGCCAGGTTTCTCGGTGCCGGACGCTTCGGGCAAGATCCTCGGGATCGACGCTGACGTCTGCCGCGCTGTGGCCGCTGCCGTATTCGGCGACGCCAACAAGGTCAAGTTCAGCCAGTTGAACGCCAAGGAGCGCTTCACCGCGCTGCAGTCCGGCGAAATCGACCTGCTCTCGCGCAACACCACCATGACCAGCTCGCGTGACGCCGGCATGGGTCTGAAATTCCCGGGCTTCATCACTTACTACGACGGCGTGGGCTTCCTGGCCAACAACAAGCTCGGCGTGAAAAGTGCCAAGGAACTGGACGGTGCAACCATCTGCATCCAGGCAGGTACTACCACCGAGCTGAACGTGTCCGACTACTTCCGCGCCAACGGCCTGAAGTACACCCCGATTACTTTCGACACCTCCGATGAAAGCGCCAAGTCGCTGGAATCCGGTCGTTGCGACGTGCTGACCTCCGACAAGTCGCAGCTGTACGCACAGCGCAGCAAATTGGCCTCGCCAAAAGACTACGTGGTGCTGCCGGAAACCATCTCCAAAGAACCGCTGGGCCCGGTCGTGCGTAATGGCGACGACGAGTGGCTGGCGATCGTGCGCTGGGTGGGTTACGCGCTGCTGAACACTGAAGAAGCCGGCGTGACCTCGAAAAACGTGCTGGAAGAAGCCAAGTCCACCAAGAACCCGGACGTCGCTCGTCTGCTGGGTGCTGACGGTGAATACGGCAAGGACCTGAAACTGCCGAAGGACTGGGTTGTGAAGATCGTTTCGCAGGTCGGTAACTACGGTGAAATCTTCGAGAAAAACCTCGGCAAGAGCACTCCGCTGGAAATCGACCGTGGCCTGAACGCGCT harbors:
- a CDS encoding transcriptional regulator, with product MTAPEFDPALDNFRAIADAIATLFFPHAEVVLHDLRTQKVDYIANNLSKREIGDDSSLEDMLSEDVSERNIGPYEKLNWDGQKIRSLSTVLRDSEERPLAVLCINLNISLFENAKAALDLFLSPSKLIPQPDSLFRDDWQERINTFLHAWLRERQLSLNLLTRDHKRELVLALHAEGAFKGKSASNYVANVLNMGRATVYKHLKELKG
- a CDS encoding FAD-binding oxidoreductase; translation: MSQADFIIIGGGIAGASTGFWLSPHAKVIVLERESHPAYHSTGRSAALYTAAYGTPQVRALTLASREFFDNPPSGFCEHPLLTPRGEMTVDFTGDAAELNNQYLSAKATVPEMQLLSADEACARLPILRREKVHGAIYDPTASDIDTDALHQGYLRGIRRNNGEVHTDCEVLGLTRDAAGLWQVQTNGQTFSASVIINAAGAWADQIGALAGAPALGLQPKRRAAFIFAGPEGVDIHHWPMLVSLDESFYMKPDAGMFLGSPANADPVEPHDVQPEELDIAMGIYQIEEATTLTIRRPTRTWAGLRSFVADGDLLSGFDPQVPGLFWVAAQGGYGIQTSPAMGQASAALVRGEPLPESLQQFGLSSAMLSLSRLR
- a CDS encoding ornithine cyclodeaminase family protein: MSSTPCVIDQTQARELLARIDVPQILRKLFRDLAAGHAVQPAQQLVEFPQGAGDFINYLGVLAEDGVYGVKTSPYIVREQGPLVTAWTLLMSMKTGQPLLLCDAGELTTARTAATTAVAVDALAPLNASRLAIIGSGKVAQAHLHYVKGLRDWQSISVYSPSLSEDAETRAQLQEIFPGVQIADSRETAVHDADVIMLCTSSASPVIDPATLSKPALITSISTNAPRAHEVPPQSLGDMQVFCDYRLTTPGSAGEMLIATEQHGWDKSAIVGDLADLLSEKVPRPGYDRHVFFRSIGLGLEDIALANAVYHLTH
- the rhlB gene encoding ATP-dependent RNA helicase RhlB, which gives rise to MTVLEALKKMFGKSEAEQLAPVPSAPSHAPGPRSDAPKAERPAPVATPQPEPKPASATEPVRAEAPKPPRPRREPKPKAPVIPWKLEDFVVEPQEGKTRFHDFKLAPELMHAIQDLGFPYCTPIQAQVLGFTLAGKDAIGRAQTGTGKTAAFLISIITQLLQTPPPKERYMGEPRALIIAPTRELVVQIAKDAADLTKYTGLNVMTFVGGMDFDKQLKHLEARHCDILVATPGRLLDFNQRGDVHLDMVEVMVLDEADRMLDMGFIPQVRQIIRQTPPKSERQTLLFSATFTEDVMNLAKQWTTDPAIVEIEVTNVANENVEQHIYAVAGADKYKLLFNLVNDNGWERVIVFANRKDEVRRIEERLVRDGINAAQLSGDVPQHKRIKTLEGFREGKIRVLVATDVAGRGIHIDGISHVINFTLPEVPDDYVHRIGRTGRAGADGVSISFAGEDDSYQLPSIEEKLGRKISCETPPTHLLRAVERKRPQPQ
- a CDS encoding alpha/beta fold hydrolase → MTEPLILEPVKPADACVIWLHGLGADRYDFLPVAEALQESLLTTRFVLPQAPTLPVTINGGYAMPSWYDIKAMSPARSIDREQLEASADRIIELIEKERASGIDASRIFLAGFSQGGAVVLHTAYIKWQGPLGGVLALSTYAPTFTDEMELSASQQRIPALCLHGQFDGVVQNSMGRSAYEHLVKHGVTVTWQEYPMEHEVLPEEIRDIGVWLGERLR
- a CDS encoding amino acid ABC transporter substrate-binding protein; translated protein: MKMLKSTLAVVTAAAVLGVSGFAQAGATLDAVQKKGFVQCGVSDGLPGFSVPDASGKILGIDADVCRAVAAAVFGDANKVKFSQLNAKERFTALQSGEIDLLSRNTTMTSSRDAGMGLKFPGFITYYDGVGFLANNKLGVKSAKELDGATICIQAGTTTELNVSDYFRANGLKYTPITFDTSDESAKSLESGRCDVLTSDKSQLYAQRSKLASPKDYVVLPETISKEPLGPVVRNGDDEWLAIVRWVGYALLNTEEAGVTSKNVLEEAKSTKNPDVARLLGADGEYGKDLKLPKDWVVKIVSQVGNYGEIFEKNLGKSTPLEIDRGLNALWTNGGIQYAPPVR